A genomic segment from Aquila chrysaetos chrysaetos chromosome 11, bAquChr1.4, whole genome shotgun sequence encodes:
- the ZNF365 gene encoding protein ZNF365 isoform X1 has product MQQTARDEGRHPWQEPLESVSVCLPFRCPRCGDHTRFRSLSSLRVHLEYSHSYEERSLLPKSSPFSPLKGAELISPPEPAAPGSLGSPGGAVQPKGSCLNFCDASCESVKLGQLLEVEAERPVSYVANYVPADSPSEQISKPGLPATDSKASFEAHVREKFNRMVEAVDKTIEKRIDKLTKELAQKTAELLEVRAAFVQLSQKKQEVQRRERALSRQVDVAVEMIAALKQRLSESEEELHRKEEEVVTFNHFLEEAAEKEVRGKARLQHFIENLLQRVDLAERQLEYYQNQQMVCSHTDASEHMFTDISLNKKPRCLSRGSQHTSYNIPDAKPHSFQKGRILLKKAKDEKNSLQPVKCFYEPVDCSREIWRAQKKAEPVCSARKVSAKSKMGKKAKPL; this is encoded by the exons ATGCAACAGACGGCCCGGGATGAAGGCAGGCACCCCTGGCAGGAGCCGCTCGAGAGCGTCAGCGTCTGCCTCCCCTTCCGCTGCCCGCGATGCGGCGACCACACGAGGTTCAGGAGCCTCTCTTCTCTGCGGGTGCACCTGGAGTACAGCCACAGCTACGAGGAGAGAAGCCTCCTGCCCAAGAGCAGCCCGTTTTCACCGCTGAAAGGCGCGGAGCTGATCTCCCCACCGGAGCCCGCCGCCCCGGGTAGCCTGGGGAGCCCCGGCGGCGCCGTGCAGCCGAAAGGGTCCTGCCTGAATTTTTGCGATGCCTCCTGCGAGAGCGTGAAGCTCGGGCAGCTTCTGGAGGTGGAAGCTGAGCGGCCCGTCTCCTACGTTGCAAACTATGTGCCGGCTGACTCCCCGAGCGAGCAGATTTCTAAACCCGGCCTCCCAGCCACTGACTCCAAAGCCTCCTTCGAGGCACACGTCAGAGAAAAGTTTAACAGGATGGTAGAGGCCGTGGACAAAACGATTGAGAAGCGAATCGACAAGCTTACCAAAGAGCTGGCCCAGAAGACAgcggagctgctggaggtgcGGGCAGCCTTTGTGCAGCTGTCCCAGAAGAAGCAGGAGGTGCAGCGGCGGGAGCGGGCCCTGAGCAGGCAGGTGGACGTGGCAGTGGAGATGATTGCGGCCTTGAAGCAGCGCCTCAGCGAGTCCGAGGAGGAGCTTCACCGCAAAGAGGA AGAAGTTGTCACTTTCAACCACTtcctggaagaagcagcagaaaaagaagtgcGGGGAAAAGCCAGGCTCCAGCACTTCATTGAGAACCTGTTGCAGCGTGTGGATCTGGCAGAAAGGCAGCTAGAATATTACCAAAATCAGCAGATGGTGTGCAGCCACACTGACGCCAGTGAGCATATG tttacAGACATTTCATTAAATAAGAAACCCAGATGCCT GAGCCGAGGAAGTCAACACACTTCGTATAACATCCCTGACGCAAAGCCTCATTCctttcaaaaaggaagaatcttgttgaaaaaagcaaaggatgaaaaaaacagCTTGCAGCCAGTGAAATGCTTCTATGAACCTGTTGATTGCTCAAGAGAAATATGGAGAGCACAAAAGAAAGCTGAACCAGTCTGCTCTGCCAGGAAAGTAAGCGCAAAATCAAAGATGGGTAAAAAGGCCAAACCGCTATAG
- the ZNF365 gene encoding protein ZNF365 isoform X2, translating to MQQTARDEGRHPWQEPLESVSVCLPFRCPRCGDHTRFRSLSSLRVHLEYSHSYEERSLLPKSSPFSPLKGAELISPPEPAAPGSLGSPGGAVQPKGSCLNFCDASCESVKLGQLLEVEAERPVSYVANYVPADSPSEQISKPGLPATDSKASFEAHVREKFNRMVEAVDKTIEKRIDKLTKELAQKTAELLEVRAAFVQLSQKKQEVQRRERALSRQVDVAVEMIAALKQRLSESEEELHRKEEEVVTFNHFLEEAAEKEVRGKARLQHFIENLLQRVDLAERQLEYYQNQQMVCSHTDASEHMFTDISLNKKPRCLSRGSQHTSYNIPDAKPHSFQKGRILLKKAKDEKNSLQPVKCFYEPVDCSREIWRAQKKAEPVCSARKIRTSC from the exons ATGCAACAGACGGCCCGGGATGAAGGCAGGCACCCCTGGCAGGAGCCGCTCGAGAGCGTCAGCGTCTGCCTCCCCTTCCGCTGCCCGCGATGCGGCGACCACACGAGGTTCAGGAGCCTCTCTTCTCTGCGGGTGCACCTGGAGTACAGCCACAGCTACGAGGAGAGAAGCCTCCTGCCCAAGAGCAGCCCGTTTTCACCGCTGAAAGGCGCGGAGCTGATCTCCCCACCGGAGCCCGCCGCCCCGGGTAGCCTGGGGAGCCCCGGCGGCGCCGTGCAGCCGAAAGGGTCCTGCCTGAATTTTTGCGATGCCTCCTGCGAGAGCGTGAAGCTCGGGCAGCTTCTGGAGGTGGAAGCTGAGCGGCCCGTCTCCTACGTTGCAAACTATGTGCCGGCTGACTCCCCGAGCGAGCAGATTTCTAAACCCGGCCTCCCAGCCACTGACTCCAAAGCCTCCTTCGAGGCACACGTCAGAGAAAAGTTTAACAGGATGGTAGAGGCCGTGGACAAAACGATTGAGAAGCGAATCGACAAGCTTACCAAAGAGCTGGCCCAGAAGACAgcggagctgctggaggtgcGGGCAGCCTTTGTGCAGCTGTCCCAGAAGAAGCAGGAGGTGCAGCGGCGGGAGCGGGCCCTGAGCAGGCAGGTGGACGTGGCAGTGGAGATGATTGCGGCCTTGAAGCAGCGCCTCAGCGAGTCCGAGGAGGAGCTTCACCGCAAAGAGGA AGAAGTTGTCACTTTCAACCACTtcctggaagaagcagcagaaaaagaagtgcGGGGAAAAGCCAGGCTCCAGCACTTCATTGAGAACCTGTTGCAGCGTGTGGATCTGGCAGAAAGGCAGCTAGAATATTACCAAAATCAGCAGATGGTGTGCAGCCACACTGACGCCAGTGAGCATATG tttacAGACATTTCATTAAATAAGAAACCCAGATGCCT GAGCCGAGGAAGTCAACACACTTCGTATAACATCCCTGACGCAAAGCCTCATTCctttcaaaaaggaagaatcttgttgaaaaaagcaaaggatgaaaaaaacagCTTGCAGCCAGTGAAATGCTTCTATGAACCTGTTGATTGCTCAAGAGAAATATGGAGAGCACAAAAGAAAGCTGAACCAGTCTGCTCTGCCAGGAAA ATAAGAACATCCTGTTGA
- the ZNF365 gene encoding protein ZNF365 isoform X3, translated as MQQTARDEGRHPWQEPLESVSVCLPFRCPRCGDHTRFRSLSSLRVHLEYSHSYEERSLLPKSSPFSPLKGAELISPPEPAAPGSLGSPGGAVQPKGSCLNFCDASCESVKLGQLLEVEAERPVSYVANYVPADSPSEQISKPGLPATDSKASFEAHVREKFNRMVEAVDKTIEKRIDKLTKELAQKTAELLEVRAAFVQLSQKKQEVQRRERALSRQVDVAVEMIAALKQRLSESEEELHRKEEEVVTFNHFLEEAAEKEVRGKARLQHFIENLLQRVDLAERQLEYYQNQQMVCSHTDASEHMFTDISLNKKPRCLSWTSASLPDLFVSDQWVQELLED; from the exons ATGCAACAGACGGCCCGGGATGAAGGCAGGCACCCCTGGCAGGAGCCGCTCGAGAGCGTCAGCGTCTGCCTCCCCTTCCGCTGCCCGCGATGCGGCGACCACACGAGGTTCAGGAGCCTCTCTTCTCTGCGGGTGCACCTGGAGTACAGCCACAGCTACGAGGAGAGAAGCCTCCTGCCCAAGAGCAGCCCGTTTTCACCGCTGAAAGGCGCGGAGCTGATCTCCCCACCGGAGCCCGCCGCCCCGGGTAGCCTGGGGAGCCCCGGCGGCGCCGTGCAGCCGAAAGGGTCCTGCCTGAATTTTTGCGATGCCTCCTGCGAGAGCGTGAAGCTCGGGCAGCTTCTGGAGGTGGAAGCTGAGCGGCCCGTCTCCTACGTTGCAAACTATGTGCCGGCTGACTCCCCGAGCGAGCAGATTTCTAAACCCGGCCTCCCAGCCACTGACTCCAAAGCCTCCTTCGAGGCACACGTCAGAGAAAAGTTTAACAGGATGGTAGAGGCCGTGGACAAAACGATTGAGAAGCGAATCGACAAGCTTACCAAAGAGCTGGCCCAGAAGACAgcggagctgctggaggtgcGGGCAGCCTTTGTGCAGCTGTCCCAGAAGAAGCAGGAGGTGCAGCGGCGGGAGCGGGCCCTGAGCAGGCAGGTGGACGTGGCAGTGGAGATGATTGCGGCCTTGAAGCAGCGCCTCAGCGAGTCCGAGGAGGAGCTTCACCGCAAAGAGGA AGAAGTTGTCACTTTCAACCACTtcctggaagaagcagcagaaaaagaagtgcGGGGAAAAGCCAGGCTCCAGCACTTCATTGAGAACCTGTTGCAGCGTGTGGATCTGGCAGAAAGGCAGCTAGAATATTACCAAAATCAGCAGATGGTGTGCAGCCACACTGACGCCAGTGAGCATATG tttacAGACATTTCATTAAATAAGAAACCCAGATGCCT GTCTTGGACTTCTGCGTCCCTGCCGGATTTGTTTGTGTCTGACCAATGGGTTCAAGAATTACTGGAAGACTAA